Proteins encoded together in one Streptomyces sp. TLI_171 window:
- a CDS encoding CoA-acylating methylmalonate-semialdehyde dehydrogenase, with protein sequence MSKHITHWIGGRPVATAGTAPRRGDIFDPATGQVTGQVDFAEIAEVDQAVAAAAQAFTTWRQASIAKRTQVLFNFRELFNARKDELAAIIVSEHGKVHSDALGELARGQEVVEYACGIPQLVKGGFTEQASTGVDVYSIRQPLGPVAIISPFNFPAMVPMWFFPIAIAAGNTVVLKPSEKDPSAANFIAALWKEAGLPDGVFNVVHGDKVAVDRLLEHPDIKSVSFVGSTPIARYVYETGTRYGKRVQALGGAKNHMLVLPDADLDLAADAAINAGFGAAGERCMAVSVLVAVDPIGDELVAKIKERMATLKVGPGCNGDSEMGPLVTGQHRDKVTSYVESGVADGAELAVDGRKHAISGEDATGAPTADGFWLGPTLFDHVKPGMSVYNDEIFGPILSIVRVPSYDEGLELINNNPYGNGTAIFTNDGGAARRFQNEVEVGMVGINVPIPVPVAYYSFGGWKASLFGDTHAYGADGVQFFTRGKAVTQRWLDPSHGGINLGFPTNN encoded by the coding sequence TTGAGCAAGCACATCACGCACTGGATCGGCGGCCGGCCCGTCGCCACCGCCGGAACCGCGCCCCGCCGCGGCGACATCTTCGACCCGGCCACCGGCCAGGTCACCGGCCAGGTCGACTTCGCCGAGATCGCGGAGGTCGACCAGGCGGTCGCCGCCGCCGCCCAGGCGTTCACCACCTGGCGCCAGGCGTCCATCGCCAAGCGCACCCAGGTGCTGTTCAACTTCCGCGAGCTGTTCAACGCCCGCAAGGACGAGCTCGCCGCGATCATCGTCTCCGAGCACGGCAAGGTCCACTCCGACGCCCTCGGCGAGCTGGCCCGCGGCCAGGAGGTCGTCGAGTACGCCTGCGGCATCCCGCAGCTGGTCAAGGGCGGCTTCACCGAGCAGGCCTCCACCGGCGTCGACGTCTACTCGATCCGCCAGCCGCTCGGCCCGGTCGCCATCATCTCGCCGTTCAACTTCCCGGCCATGGTGCCGATGTGGTTCTTCCCGATCGCCATCGCGGCCGGCAACACGGTCGTCCTGAAGCCCTCGGAGAAGGACCCGTCCGCCGCCAACTTCATCGCCGCCCTGTGGAAGGAAGCCGGCCTCCCGGACGGCGTCTTCAACGTCGTGCACGGCGACAAGGTGGCCGTCGACCGCCTGCTGGAGCACCCCGACATCAAGTCGGTCTCCTTCGTCGGCTCCACCCCGATCGCCCGCTACGTGTACGAGACCGGCACCCGGTACGGCAAGCGCGTGCAGGCCCTCGGCGGCGCCAAGAACCACATGCTGGTGCTGCCCGACGCCGACCTCGACCTGGCCGCCGACGCCGCCATCAACGCCGGCTTCGGCGCGGCCGGCGAGCGCTGCATGGCCGTCTCCGTGCTGGTCGCCGTCGACCCGATCGGCGACGAGCTGGTCGCCAAGATCAAGGAGCGGATGGCCACCCTCAAGGTCGGCCCCGGTTGCAACGGCGACTCCGAGATGGGCCCGCTGGTCACCGGCCAGCACCGCGACAAGGTCACCTCCTACGTCGAGTCCGGAGTCGCCGACGGCGCCGAACTCGCCGTCGACGGCCGCAAGCACGCCATCTCCGGCGAGGACGCCACCGGCGCCCCCACCGCCGACGGCTTCTGGCTCGGCCCCACCCTGTTCGACCACGTCAAGCCGGGCATGTCCGTCTACAACGACGAGATCTTCGGCCCGATCCTGTCGATCGTCCGGGTCCCCTCCTACGACGAGGGCCTGGAACTGATCAACAACAACCCGTACGGCAACGGCACCGCGATCTTCACCAACGACGGCGGCGCGGCCCGGCGCTTCCAGAACGAGGTCGAGGTCGGCATGGTCGGCATCAACGTGCCGATCCCGGTCCCCGTCGCCTACTACTCCTTCGGCGGCTGGAAGGCCTCGCTGTTCGGCGACACCCACGCCTACGGCGCCGACGGCGTCCAGTTCTTCACCCGCGGCAAGGCCGTCACCCAGCGCTGGCTCGACCCCTCGCACGGCGGCATCAACCTGGGCTTCCCCACCAACAACTGA
- a CDS encoding TetR/AcrR family transcriptional regulator, which produces MGDTRERLMDAAIGALKRQGISGVSARSIAGEIGANQALVFYHFKTVEGLLAAAALRETEARLGRYREQFAEVGSLRELLTVGQRLHAQEREAGNVALLGQFLAGARGYPQLAAVSAEALRLWTVEIEAVLVRLFAGHPMAEFLDLPGLARAVTAAFVGLELYEGVDPEGAAGAFAALDGLGVLVEVVDGLGPVVSRAVKATVRRQVRNSGAG; this is translated from the coding sequence ATGGGCGACACACGTGAGCGGTTGATGGACGCGGCCATCGGGGCGCTCAAGCGGCAGGGGATCTCGGGGGTGTCGGCGCGGAGCATCGCCGGGGAGATCGGGGCCAATCAGGCGCTGGTGTTCTACCACTTCAAGACGGTGGAGGGGCTGCTCGCGGCGGCGGCCCTGCGGGAGACCGAAGCGCGGTTGGGCCGGTACCGGGAGCAGTTCGCGGAGGTGGGTTCGCTGCGCGAGTTGCTGACAGTGGGTCAGCGCCTGCACGCGCAGGAGAGGGAGGCCGGGAACGTGGCCCTGCTGGGTCAGTTCCTGGCGGGGGCGCGGGGGTATCCGCAGCTGGCCGCGGTGTCGGCGGAGGCGCTGCGGCTGTGGACGGTGGAGATCGAGGCCGTGCTGGTGCGGCTGTTCGCCGGTCACCCGATGGCGGAGTTCCTGGACCTGCCGGGTCTGGCCAGGGCGGTGACGGCGGCGTTCGTCGGTCTGGAGCTGTACGAGGGGGTGGACCCGGAGGGTGCGGCGGGGGCGTTCGCGGCGCTCGACGGCCTGGGGGTGCTGGTCGAGGTGGTGGACGGGCTCGGTCCGGTGGTGTCCCGGGCGGTGAAGGCGACGGTGCGCCGCCAGGTCCGGAACAGCGGCGCCGGCTAG
- a CDS encoding DUF4166 domain-containing protein, whose protein sequence is MTVTLIDPPLSAASPVPSGSIFRAALGANFERLHPELQRRFGFSTADGIACIGTGRMERIERGPAVVAPLLRLAARRNILFPEHGRDVPFTIANYAYRDGFGRETVTFVRTFQFRRPRRFDATMVASRNRPGTVIDYLGTHQHLAVDLDLGVTARGGLVISSAAQRVSAWPGSPELPEALTGRAELHEWFDERAGRFRIRVRVTNPVVGLVLGYQGWFTAEYPRVGAEGVPRHVRPVRESFRM, encoded by the coding sequence ATGACCGTCACGCTGATCGACCCGCCGCTGTCCGCCGCTTCGCCCGTGCCGAGCGGTTCGATATTCCGGGCGGCGCTCGGCGCGAATTTCGAGCGTCTGCACCCGGAGCTGCAGCGGCGGTTCGGGTTCTCGACCGCGGACGGGATCGCGTGCATCGGGACCGGGCGGATGGAGCGGATCGAGCGCGGGCCGGCGGTGGTGGCGCCGTTGCTGCGGCTCGCGGCGCGGCGCAACATCCTGTTTCCGGAACACGGGCGGGACGTGCCGTTCACCATCGCCAACTACGCCTACCGCGACGGGTTCGGACGGGAGACGGTGACGTTCGTGCGCACGTTCCAGTTCCGGCGGCCGCGGCGGTTCGACGCCACCATGGTGGCCTCGCGGAACAGGCCGGGGACGGTGATCGACTATCTGGGGACGCACCAGCACCTGGCGGTGGACCTGGACCTGGGGGTGACGGCGCGGGGTGGGCTGGTGATCTCGTCGGCGGCGCAGCGGGTGTCCGCCTGGCCGGGGTCGCCGGAGCTGCCGGAGGCGCTGACGGGGCGGGCGGAGCTGCACGAGTGGTTCGACGAGCGGGCGGGGCGGTTCCGGATCCGGGTGCGGGTGACCAACCCCGTGGTGGGGCTGGTGCTGGGGTACCAGGGGTGGTTCACGGCGGAGTATCCGCGGGTGGGGGCGGAGGGGGTTCCGCGCCATGTCCGTCCGGTGCGCGAGTCCTTCCGGATGTGA